A stretch of DNA from Candidatus Ancaeobacter aquaticus:
GTAGATATAATCGTCTTTTGTAATCCAATTTTTTAAGCGAAATCCTTTCGCGAATATGACCCTTTGTTTAAAAACCTCTAATTAAGCTTAAAATCATACCTTATGCGTATTGTTGCGGAATCGTTGACTCGAATATCTTTATCTTTACACAAAAGCTGTTTTTTATTATAATAACGTCCATCATTCAGGAGGTCATATGAATATTAGAAAAGTAACGAGAGCCGACATCCCAAAAGTAATCAAATTGATCATCAATATTCTGGAAACAGAGTTTGGTAAAGAAGCAATGGCTTATCCCCAGCTTGATATCTATAACCTAGAGAACACCTATTGCGGACCAAGAGACGCTTTTTTTATTGCCGAAAAAAATGGCATCCTTATAGGAACAGCAGCGATCAAAGAAGATGACAAGGAAAATGCCCTCTTAAGACGTGTCTTTGTAAATCCAAAATTCAGAGGTAAAGGATACGGTAAAAGTCTTGTGCAAAAAGCGATCGATTTTTGCACAAAAAAACACTTCAAAAGAATCTTTTTCCGCGGCACAACACGTATGGACACCGCGTTATTTTTATGTAAAAAAGAAGGTTTTGTTGAACAGGAACGGCTTGAACTAGATGATTTTCAGATCATTGTATGTGCTCGAGATATCACAGACGCTAACGGCAAGTAATTCTTTATTCCACTGATTATATCTCAAGAAAATTTTTCAGAAGCTTTTTCCCTTCACCCGTAAGTATTGATTCAGGATGAAATTGAACGCCCCATAAAGGAAAGTCTTTGTGTTTAATCCCCATGATTTCTTTTTCCTGTGTTTCAGCAATAATTTCAAGCTCTTCAGGAAAATCACTTCGTCTTACAATAAGAGAATGGTATCGTGTCGCTTCAAAAGGATTTAAGAGTCCCTTAAAAATTTCTTTTTCATTATGATGAATAGGTGAAACCTTTCCATGCATCAATCTGTCAGCACATACCACCGCCCCGCCATACACCTCTGCTACACACTGATGTCCGAGACACACACCTAGGATAGGTACTTTTCCTGCAAATGTCTTTATAACATCTTTTGATATGCCCGCTTCTTTAGGAGTGCAAGGACCCGGTGATATTACTATTTTTTCAGGTTTACGCTTACCTATTTCCTCAACAGAAATAACATCATTCCTGTACACTTCAAGTTGCGCACCAAGCTCCCCTAAATATTGCACAAGATTATACGTAAACGAATCATAATTATCGACAACAAGTATCATTGTGAAACCCCGCCCATTTGTGCTTTTTCAAGAGCTTTAAGCATAGCCCCAGCCTTATTCAATGTTTCCTGATATTCTTTTTCCGGAACAGAATCAGCAACAATACCTGCCCCAGCCTGAATATAGGCGATATTATCTTTTACGACTATCGTTCTGATAGTAATACAAGAATCCAAATTCCCCGAAAAACCGAAATAGAGTATCGCTCCCGCGTATGGACCGCGTTTAGTCGGTTCGAGTTCCTCAATAATCTCCATTGCGCGTATTTTTGGAGCGCCACTAACTGTTCCAGCAGGAAATACCGCTCGCAAAACATCAAACTGATCCTTCCCCTCAGCAAGTTTTCCCTCAACGTTTGATACTATATGCATAACATGTGAATATCGTTCAATAAGCATTAAATCAGTTACACTGACACTTCCCATCTCGCATACCCGGCCAATATCATTTCTTCCTAGATCAACAAGCATTATGTGTTCAGCACGCTCTTTTGGATCAGCGAGTAATTTTTCTGCAAGATCATTATCTTCGGCATCATCTTTTCCTCGCTTGAATGTTCCCGCTATAGGTCGAACAGTAACTGCATCTTTCTCACACCGAACAAGCATTTCAGGAGACGATCCAACAATATCTATATCATCAAATTTTAGATAATACATATACGGGGACGGATTAACCGATCGCAATGCGCGATACACATCAAAAGAAGTGCAATCAAT
This window harbors:
- a CDS encoding aminodeoxychorismate/anthranilate synthase component II, translated to MILVVDNYDSFTYNLVQYLGELGAQLEVYRNDVISVEEIGKRKPEKIVISPGPCTPKEAGISKDVIKTFAGKVPILGVCLGHQCVAEVYGGAVVCADRLMHGKVSPIHHNEKEIFKGLLNPFEATRYHSLIVRRSDFPEELEIIAETQEKEIMGIKHKDFPLWGVQFHPESILTGEGKKLLKNFLEI
- a CDS encoding GNAT family N-acetyltransferase, which gives rise to MNIRKVTRADIPKVIKLIINILETEFGKEAMAYPQLDIYNLENTYCGPRDAFFIAEKNGILIGTAAIKEDDKENALLRRVFVNPKFRGKGYGKSLVQKAIDFCTKKHFKRIFFRGTTRMDTALFLCKKEGFVEQERLELDDFQIIVCARDITDANGK